A genomic window from Lotus japonicus ecotype B-129 chromosome 1, LjGifu_v1.2 includes:
- the LOC130732956 gene encoding uridine kinase-like protein 4, translated as MGSASEVHFSGFHIDDGLERRKGGAEQPTTSATDMYKQPFVIGVAGGAASGKTAVCDMIIQQLHDQRVVLVNQDSFYHSLTEEELTRVQDYNFDHPEAFDTQQLLCVLDKLKRGQAVDIPKYDFKGYKNDVFPARRLNPADVIILEGILVFHDPRVRALMNMKIFVDTDADVRLARRIKRDTAVNSRDIGAVLDQYSKFVKPAFDDFILPTKKYADIIIPRGGDNHVAIDLIVQHIRTKLGQHDLCKIYPNLYVIQSTFQIRGMHTLIRDSQTTKHDFVFYADRLIRLVVEHGLGHLPFTEKQVITPTGSVYSGVDFCKRLCGVSIIRSGESMENALRACCKGIKIGKILIHREGDNGQQLIYEKLPNDISDRHVLLLDPILGTGNSAVQAISLLLQKGVPESNIIFLNLISAPQGLHMVCKSFPRIKIVTSEIDTGLNEDFRVVPGMGEFGDRYFGTDDDDQLVVAPSQQ; from the exons ATGGGGTCTGCTTCTGAGGTTCATTTTTCTGGATTTCACATTGATGATGGATTGGAGAGAAGAAAGGGTGGCGCCGAGCAACCGACTACTTCGGCAACTGACATGTATAAACAGCCTTTTGTCATAG GTGTTGCTGGGGGAGCAGCGTCTGGCAAGACAGCAGTTTGTGATATGATTATTCAACAGCTTCATGATCAAAGAGTTGTACTTGTTAATCAG GATTCTTTTTACCATAGTTTGACTGAGGAGGAACTTACAAGAGTACAAGATTACAACTTTGATCATCCTG AAGCTTTTGATACTCAACAATTGCTATGCGTCCTGGACAAGTTGAAGCGTGGCCAAGCAGTAGATATACCGAAGTATGACTTCAAGGGTTATAAGAATGATGTGTTTCCAGCAAGAAGG ttAAACCCTGCGGATGTAATAATTTTGGAAGGCATCCTGGTTTTCCATGATCCTCGTGTCCGAGCATTGATGAATATGAAGATATTTGTTGACACAG ATGCTGATGTTCGTCTGGCAAGAAGGATTAAGCGTGATACAGCTGTGAATTCTCGCGATATTGGAGCGGTCCTTGATCAG TATTCTAAATTTGTGAAGCCAGCTTTTGATGACTTTATCCTTCCAACAAAGAAGTATGCAGATATCATTATACCCCGTGGAGGAGATAATCATGTGGCTattgatttgattgtacaaCACATTCGTACAAAGCTTGGTCAGCATGACCTGTGTAAAATATATCCTAATTTATATGTCATTCAGTCTACTTTTCAG ATACGGGGTATGCATACCCTGATACGTGATTCTCAGACAACGAAGCATGACTTTGTATTTTATGCTGACCGTTTGATTCGTTTG GTTGTAGAACATGGGCTCGGGCATCTTCCATTTACAGAAAAACAAGTAATCACCCCTACTG GGTCTGTATACAGTGGTGTGGATTTTTGTAAGAGATTGTGTGGTGTCTCCATCATCAGGAG TGGGGAAAGCATGGAAAATGCTTTACGAGCCTGCTGCAAAGGTATCAAGATTGGGAAAATTCTTATTCATAGAGAAGGTGACAATGGTCAGCAG CTAATATATGAGAAGTTGCCTAATGACATCTCAGATAGGCATGTGTTACTGTTGGATCCCATCTTAGGAACAG GTAATTCGGCTGTTCAAGCAATTTCTTTACTTCTACAGAAGGGTGTACCTGAGTCCAACATTATATTTCTCAATCTCATATCT GCACCTCAAGGTTTGCATATGGTCTGCAAAAGCTTTCCGAGGATAAAAATTGTGACATCTGAGATTGACACCGGTTTGAATGAAGATTTCCGCGTCGTACCTGGGATGGGTGAGTTTGGGGATAGGTACTTTGGAACAGATGATGATGACCAGCTGGTGGTGGCTCCTTCTCAGCAGTGA
- the LOC130732960 gene encoding kinesin-like protein KIN-14F has protein sequence MPLESLQSSFFTSPCKRGLNLNLRSSVFSNDEASYIVTEDSINDHELAQRKAEEAASRRNQAAEWLRQMDDGAAASSLSKQSSEEEFCLALRNGLILCNVLNKVNPGAVLKVVENPVPAVQSAEGAAQSAIQYFENMKNFLDAVKDMELLTFEASDLEKGGSSSKVVDCILCLKGYYEWKLSGGVGVWRYGGTVRITSFPKGTPPSLVDSESADESLDEFDSSQYEQLLKFLHLSGEVSVEETRTTNAFAFLFDHFVLKILQAYLRETDETEDLPLNAMVIDTFLRKVVMDFSSLLVSQGAQLGRFLKKILKGDISCLSKREFIEAITLYLNQRNSLASNDFSNFCTCGGKRVSIQRNVNYSAKHAEIIDAQKQLEAMKYFFEEIKREVNQIQSEWHQEVSRLENHIKSLEVASSSYHKVLEENRFLYNQVQDLKGAIRVYCRVRPFLPGQSNGQSTVDYIGENGNIMIVNPLKQGKDARKEFLFNKVFATSVTQEQIYADTQPLVRSVLDGYNVCIFAYGQTGSGKTYTMSGPDLMTEETWGVNYRALRDLFHISKERADAIKYEVGVQMIEIYNEQVRDLLVSDGSNRRLEIRNNSQLNGLNVPDASLVPVNCTQDVLDLMKIGQRNRAVGATALNERSSRSHSVLTVHIRGRDLVSNSILKGCLHLVDLAGSERVDKSEAVGERLKEAQHINRSLSALGDVISALAQKSPHIPYRNSKLTQVLQDSLGGHAKTLMFVHINPELNALGETISTLKFAERVASIELGAAQSNKETGEIRELKDEISNMKLALERKESELEQWKSGNARNALESQKARAVSPFRLPRNGTNGSMKSENSQRSMDDRNSEAKSCSSGKQKRSRFPSAFVDKDSTPKMSIPAEERSVNWRKDRSPSPPVRRSISTDRGSVIKSKVKSDTIENQAILKPLFPARIPVNKSLATMPMAPSTENNTSQNVFNLQNVNTRKVYQEHEEEQLKQVSGVVRQGGIRKSKVEHKAKVKHHQQLPIRIQKAGQVPTSITDMENAGEVTLEAPRKSDYSEPENDISIMGSAVHGVLNLKKIRQNISRNPQNLESRGTVKAVEPLLSSKAENKVVIGSGRNTSMHEYRRSRSTPRGKFFVLS, from the exons ATGCCGCTGGAAAGTTTACAAAGCTCATTCTTCACATCTCCTTGCAAGAGAggattgaatttgaatttgaggAGTTCGGTCTTTAGCAACGATGAGGCTTCATATATTGTGACGGAGGATAGCATCAATGATCATGAATTGGCTCAGAGGAAAGCAGAGGAAGCAG CTTCAAGGAGGAACCAAGCAGCTGAATGGCTTCGGCAAATGGACGACGGCGCAGCCGCATCATCACTCTCCAAACAATCCTCCGAGGAAGAATTCTGCCTTGCACTCCGCAATGGCCTCATTCTCTGCAATGTCCTCAACAAAGTCAACCCCGGTGCTGTCCTCAAG GTGGTGGAGAATCCTGTCCCTGCGGTTCAGTCTGCAGAGGGAGCTGCGCAATCTGCGATTCAGTATTTCGAGAACATGAAGAATTTTCTGGATGCAGTTAAGGATATGGAGCTTTTGACTTTTGAAGCTTCGGATTTGGAAAAAG GGGGTTCATCAAGTAAAGTTGTGGACTGCATTCTCTGTTTGAAAGGGTATTATGAATGGAAGCTCTCAGGTGGTGTTGGCGTGTGGAGGTATGGAGGAACAGTGAGGATTACTTCCTTTCCTAAAGGAACTCCTCCCTCCCTTGTGGACAGTGAAAGTGCTGATGAATCCCTGGATGAGTTTGATTCGTCACAGTATGAACAGCTACTTAAATTTCTTCATCTATCTGGAGAGGTCTCAGTTGAAGAAACCAGAACTACCAATGCTTTTGCTTTCCTGTTTGATCACTTTGTACTCAAAATTCTCCAGGCTTACCTCAGAGAAACTGATGAGACTGAAGATTTGCCGCTGAATGCAATG GTGATTGATACTTTTCTCAGGAAGGTAGTCATGGATTTTTCTTCATTGCTTGTTTCTCAAGGCGCTCAG CTTGGACGTTTCCTCAAGAAAATATTGAAAGGAGATATTAGTTGCCTCTCTAAGAGAGAATTCATAGAAGCCATCACATTATATCTTAATCAAAGAAATAGCTTGGCGTCGAATGATTTCTCTAATTTCTGCACTTGTGGTGGAAAACGTGTCAGTATTCAGCGAAATGTGAACTATTCTGCCAAGCATGCTGAAATAATTGATGCTCAGAAACAACTTGAG GCAATGAAGTACTTCTTTGAAGAGATTAAACGGGAGGTCAACCAGATTCAGTCCGAATGGCACCAAGAAGTGAGCAGGCTTG AGAATCATATAAAGAGTCTGGAAGTAGCCTCCTCTTCCTACCACAAAGTTTTAGAGGAGAACCGCTTTCTTTACAATCAAGTGCAAGATCTCAAAG GAGCCATTAGGGTCTATTGTAGAGTGAGACCGTTCTTACCAGGACAATCAAATGGACAATCTACAGTAGATTATATAGGAGAAAATGGAAACATAATGATTGTAAATCCCCTTAAGCAGGGTAAagatgctagaaaggaatttTTATTCAATAAGGTGTTTGCAACTAGTGTCACACAAG AACAAATATATGCTGATACTCAACCCTTGGTCAGATCGGTTTTAGATGGCTACAATGTATGCATCTTTGCTTATGGACAGACTGGCTCAGGAAAGACCTACACGATG AGTGGCCCTGATCTGATGACTGAAGAGACATGGGGTGTGAACTATAGGGCTTTGCGTGATTTATTTCACATATCGAAGGAAAGAGCAGATGCCATAAAATATGAAGTTGGCGTCCAGATGATTGAAATATACAATGAGCAAGTGAGAGATCTATTAGTCAGTGATGGCTCTAACAGAAG ATTAGAAATACGAAACAACTCTCAGTTGAACGGTCTTAATGTGCCTGATGCATCTTTAGTTCCTGTTAATTGTACTCAAGATGTTCTTGATTTAATGAAAATTGGTCAAAGGAACCGTGCTGTGGGTGCTACAGCTCTGAATGAGCGAAGCAGCCGTTCTCACAG TGTGTTGACAGTTCATATCAGAGGGAGGGACTTAGTTTCTAACTCCATTCTTAAGGGCTGTCTTCATCTTGTGGATTTGGCTGGAAGTGAGAGAGTGGACAAATCTGAGGCTGTTGGTGAGAGACTAAAGGAGGCCCAACATATTAATAGATCACTTTCAGCACTTGGGGATGTTATCTCAGCTTTGGCACAGAAGAGTCCACATATTCCTTACAGAAATAGCAAGCTTACACAAGTTTTACAAGATTCATTAG GTGGCCATGCAAAGACTTTGATGTTTGTTCATATAAATCCTGAACTGAATGCTCTTGGGGAGACAATTAGCACACTGAAGTTCGCTGAGAGGGTTGCATCCATTGAACTAGGGGCAGCTCAATCTAATAAAGAAACTGGTGAAATCCGAGAGCTAAAGGACGAG ATATCAAATATGAAATTGGCTTTGGAGAGGAAGGAATCCGAACTGGAACAATGGAAATCTGGGAATGCACGAAATGCCTTAGAATCTCAAAAAGCAAGAGCAGTTTCACCTTTTCGTTTGCCCCGAAATGGTACCAATGGCAGCATGAAGTCTGAAAATTCTCAAAGATCCATGGATGATAGAAACTCTGAG GCTAAAAGTTGTTCTTCAGGCAAGCAAAAAAGGTCAAGATTTCCCTCGGCGTTTGTGGACAAAGACTCCACACCAAAAATGTCTATTCCGGCTGAAGAAAGATCGGTGAACTGGAGGAAGGATAGGTCACCTTCACCACCAGTTAGGAGATCAATATCCACTGATAGAGGGTCTGTCATCAAAAGCAAGGTCAAGAGTGACACAATAGAGAATCAAGCAATATTAAAACCTCTATTTCCAGCTAGAATACCAGTAAATAAATCTCTTGCCACAATGCCAATGGCTCCATCTACGGAGAATAACACTTCTCAAAATGTCTTCAACCTCCAAAACGTAAACACCAGGAAAGTTTATCAAGAACATGAAGAGGAACAGTTGAAGCAAGTATCTGGTGTGGTAAGACAAGGTGGCATTAGGAAAAGCAAGGTTGAGCATAAGGCCAAGGTCAAGCATCATCAGCAATTGCCCATTAGGATTCAGAAGGCTGGTCAGGTACCTACATCAATTACTGACATGGAAAATGCTGGTGAAGTGACTCTGGAGGCACCTCGAAAGAGTGATTACTCTGAGCCAGAAAATGATATTAGCATTATGGGGTCTGCAGTCCACGGTGTGTTAAATCTTAAAAAGATACGTCAGAACATCTCAAGGAATCCTCAGAACCTTGAATCAAG AGGGACAGTGAAAGCAGTTGAGCCTTTGTTGTCTAGCAAAGCTGAAAACAAAGTTGTAATCGGTTCAGGTCGCAATACTTCCATGCATGAATATAGAAGGAGCCGATCTACACCGCGGGGAAAGTTTTTTGTTTTATCTTGA
- the LOC130732961 gene encoding uncharacterized protein LOC130732961, with amino-acid sequence MDQATNKDAPQNSITFVYQTKVASSFRSVVVIWCKNPIEHSLSMTLENPSEENKYTCKIDLESGKSWGKKGLKSFEIEGARLDIFWDFRHAKFSTSPQPCSGYYVALVYKKEVLLLLGDLVNDAYARTKSKPSPQEATLLCKKENVHGKKLFCTRAMLEEGKPEHDVVIETSLSGPDDPEMWISIDGMLASRIMNLNWKFRGNEIVMVNNLPVQILWDVHDWLFNDLGSGPALFIFKPGFLEHTSDSNSREFTERSDDNNKHDLLEENLSTRSFFHFLYAWRTV; translated from the coding sequence ATGGATCAGGCCACAAATAAAGATGCCCCTCAGAATTCTATCACCTTTGTCTATCAAACTAAAGTAGCAAGTTCATTCCGCAGTGTAGTAGTGATATGGTGCAAGAACCCCATAGAGCACTCCCTTTCCATGACCTTGGAAAACCCTTCTGAAGAAAACAAGTACACCTGCAAGATTGATCTAGAATCAGGGAAATCATGGGGGAAGAAGGGTCTCAAATCCTTTGAAATAGAAGGTGCAAGGCTAGATATTTTCTGGGATTTTCGACATGCAAAATTctccacaagtccacaacctTGCTCAGGTTATTATGTTGCCTTGGTTTACAAGAAAGAGGTGCTTTTGTTACTTGGAGACTTAGTAAATGATGCTTATGCAAGAACCAAATCAAAACCATCACCACAAGAGGCTACCTTGTTGTGCAAGAAAGAGAATGTGCATGGGAAGAAGCTGTTTTGCACAAGAGCCATGTTGGAAGAGGGTAAACCAGAACATGATGTTGTCATTGAGACTTCTCTTTCTGGGCCTGATGATCCAGAAATGTGGATTAGCATAGATGGGATGTTGGCAAGTAGGATCATGAACTTGAATTGGAAATTCAGAGGGAATGAAATAGTGATGGTGAATAATTTGCCTGTGCAAATCCTTTGGGATGTGCATGATTGGTTGTTCAATGACCTTGGTTCAGGCCCAGCCTTGTTTATTTTCAAGCCAGGCTTCTTGGAGCATACTAGTGATTCTAATAGCAGAGAATTTACAGAAAGAAGTGATGATAATAACAAACATGACTTACTAGAGGAAAATCTATCCACTAGAAGTTTTTTCCATTTTCTGTATGCTTGGAGAACTGTTTGA
- the LOC130732962 gene encoding glucosamine 6-phosphate N-acetyltransferase-like, whose translation MQNSEEQKFRVRNLEISDKGKGFIELLQQLSVCDSVSDKEFEDRFRELTSLGDNHVICVIEDELAGKIVATGSVFIEKKFLRNCIKLSSNCGKVGHVEDVVVDSNVRGKQLGKKIINFLTDHARSVGCYKVILDCSVENKLFYEKCGFKQKEIQMAMYFD comes from the exons ATGCAAAACAGTGAGGAACAAAAGTTTAGAGTCCGGAACTTAGAGATCTCAGACAAGGGCAAAGGTTTCATAGAGTTACTGCAACAGCTTAGCGTTTGTGATTCTGTCTCTGATAAGGAATTCGAGGATCGGTTTCGAGAGCTTACTTCCCTTGGAGATAATCATGTTATCTGCGTCATTGAAGACGAGCTTGCTGGGAAGATCGTTGCAACAGGGAGTGTGTTTATTGAGAAGAAGTTTTTGAGGAATT GTATAAAACTATCATCAAATTGTGGTAAAGTTGGGCATGTTGAGGATGTTGTTGTGGATTCGAATGTTCGCGGGAAGCAGTTGGGGAAGAAAATAATCAACTTCCTCACGGATCACGCTCGTTCCGTAGGGTGTTATAAGGTGATTCTTGATTGCAGCGTTGAGAACAAGTTGTTCTATGAGAAATGTGGATTCAAGCAGAAAGAAATTCAGATGGCTATGTATTTTGATTGA
- the LOC130732963 gene encoding uncharacterized protein LOC130732963 isoform X1 — MTMMATFAANIGFKISHQFPSRVFSTARIFWRFQIACLKSREFSSSVPARYIPKSPETALPVKSLESSSFPDVSVPKINGGSEANSTIAHYGTSRNPDEVHTDLLFDDNQEGSEQMEEVGELTIHLAGDACEKDLIQTDKFTNDVEQSAIKLLAVRALTAVELRKKLLGKRFSPNAVEAVISKLQRKGFINDRLYAESFSQSRWSSSSWGPRRIKQSRCQAKEEMILISICDLRSSIDAQSAALVLKYIKIKQRFSGVGTLTLLANILFFWHCSRRELVELMLKRHLKWFLRTMIVLKIISQLLECQSSPWIIFMLRPQSSGSDVRMYPRRQENQGL, encoded by the exons ATGACGATGATGGCAACTTTCGCGGCAAATATTGGCTTCAAAATCTCTCATCAGTTTCCGTCTCGCGTTTTTTCAACTGCCCG GATCTTTTGGAGGTTTCAGATTGCTTGCTTGAAGAGCAGAGAGTTTAGTTCTTCTGTTCCTGCTAGGTACATTCCTAAATCACCTGAAACTGCTCTGCCAGTGAAAAGCCTAGAAAGTTCTAGCTTCCCTGATGTTAGTGTGCCCAAGATAAATGGTGGAAGTGAGGCTAATTCAACTATTGCACATTATGGAACTTCTCGCAATCCGGATGAAGTTCACACTGACTTGCTCTTTGATGACAATCAAGAAG GTTCTGAGCAGATGGAAGAGGTTGGAGAGTTGACAATCCACCTGGCAGGAGACGCGTGTGAAAAGGATTTAATACAAACTGACAAATTTACCAATGATGTTGAGCAATCAGCTATTAAGCTACTTGCAGTTAG GGCACTCACAGCAGTCgagttaagaaaaaaattgcTTGGAAAGAGATTTTCTCCTAATGCAGTGGAGGCAGTGATAAGCAAGTTGCAGAGAAA AGGGTTTATCAATGATAGGTTGTATGCTGAATCATTTTCTCAATCTAGATGGTCTTCATCAAGTTGGGGGCCAAGGAGGATCAAACAA TCTCGTTGCCAAGCAAAAGAGGAAATGATTCT AATCTCCATTTGCGATTTGAGATCCTCCATTGACGCTCAATCTGCAGCTCTCGTCTTAAAGTAT ATTAAGATTAAGCAGAGATTCTCAGGAGTGGGAACCTTAACATTGTTAGCAAATATCCTATTTTTCTG GCACTGTTCAAGAAGGGAGTTAGTCGAGCTGATGCTGAAAAGGCACTTGAAGTGGTTTTTGAGGACAATGATTGTGCTGAAGATCATCAGTCAATTATTGGAATGTCAAAGCAGTCCATGGATCATCTTTATGCTCAGGCCTCAAAGCAGTGGCTCAGATGTCAGAATGTACCCAAGGAGACAAGAAAATCAAGGATTGTGA
- the LOC130732963 gene encoding uncharacterized protein LOC130732963 isoform X3: MTMMATFAANIGFKISHQFPSRVFSTARIFWRFQIACLKSREFSSSVPARYIPKSPETALPVKSLESSSFPDVSVPKINGGSEANSTIAHYGTSRNPDEVHTDLLFDDNQEGSEQMEEVGELTIHLAGDACEKDLIQTDKFTNDVEQSAIKLLAVRALTAVELRKKLLGKRFSPNAVEAVISKLQRKGFINDRLYAESFSQSRWSSSSWGPRRIKQSRCQAKEEMILISICDLRSSIDAQSAALVLKLRLSRDSQEWEP; encoded by the exons ATGACGATGATGGCAACTTTCGCGGCAAATATTGGCTTCAAAATCTCTCATCAGTTTCCGTCTCGCGTTTTTTCAACTGCCCG GATCTTTTGGAGGTTTCAGATTGCTTGCTTGAAGAGCAGAGAGTTTAGTTCTTCTGTTCCTGCTAGGTACATTCCTAAATCACCTGAAACTGCTCTGCCAGTGAAAAGCCTAGAAAGTTCTAGCTTCCCTGATGTTAGTGTGCCCAAGATAAATGGTGGAAGTGAGGCTAATTCAACTATTGCACATTATGGAACTTCTCGCAATCCGGATGAAGTTCACACTGACTTGCTCTTTGATGACAATCAAGAAG GTTCTGAGCAGATGGAAGAGGTTGGAGAGTTGACAATCCACCTGGCAGGAGACGCGTGTGAAAAGGATTTAATACAAACTGACAAATTTACCAATGATGTTGAGCAATCAGCTATTAAGCTACTTGCAGTTAG GGCACTCACAGCAGTCgagttaagaaaaaaattgcTTGGAAAGAGATTTTCTCCTAATGCAGTGGAGGCAGTGATAAGCAAGTTGCAGAGAAA AGGGTTTATCAATGATAGGTTGTATGCTGAATCATTTTCTCAATCTAGATGGTCTTCATCAAGTTGGGGGCCAAGGAGGATCAAACAA TCTCGTTGCCAAGCAAAAGAGGAAATGATTCT AATCTCCATTTGCGATTTGAGATCCTCCATTGACGCTCAATCTGCAGCTCTCGTCTTAAA ATTAAGATTAAGCAGAGATTCTCAGGAGTGGGAACCTTAA
- the LOC130732963 gene encoding uncharacterized protein LOC130732963 isoform X2: MTMMATFAANIGFKISHQFPSRVFSTARIFWRFQIACLKSREFSSSVPARYIPKSPETALPVKSLESSSFPDVSVPKINGGSEANSTIAHYGTSRNPDEVHTDLLFDDNQEGSEQMEEVGELTIHLAGDACEKDLIQTDKFTNDVEQSAIKLLAVRALTAVELRKKLLGKRFSPNAVEAVISKLQRKGFINDRLYAESFSQSRWSSSSWGPRRIKQALFKKGVSRADAEKALEVVFEDNDCAEDHQSIIGMSKQSMDHLYAQASKQWLRCQNVPKETRKSRIVRWLQYRGFDWNVTSFILKKLERQEQNPP, encoded by the exons ATGACGATGATGGCAACTTTCGCGGCAAATATTGGCTTCAAAATCTCTCATCAGTTTCCGTCTCGCGTTTTTTCAACTGCCCG GATCTTTTGGAGGTTTCAGATTGCTTGCTTGAAGAGCAGAGAGTTTAGTTCTTCTGTTCCTGCTAGGTACATTCCTAAATCACCTGAAACTGCTCTGCCAGTGAAAAGCCTAGAAAGTTCTAGCTTCCCTGATGTTAGTGTGCCCAAGATAAATGGTGGAAGTGAGGCTAATTCAACTATTGCACATTATGGAACTTCTCGCAATCCGGATGAAGTTCACACTGACTTGCTCTTTGATGACAATCAAGAAG GTTCTGAGCAGATGGAAGAGGTTGGAGAGTTGACAATCCACCTGGCAGGAGACGCGTGTGAAAAGGATTTAATACAAACTGACAAATTTACCAATGATGTTGAGCAATCAGCTATTAAGCTACTTGCAGTTAG GGCACTCACAGCAGTCgagttaagaaaaaaattgcTTGGAAAGAGATTTTCTCCTAATGCAGTGGAGGCAGTGATAAGCAAGTTGCAGAGAAA AGGGTTTATCAATGATAGGTTGTATGCTGAATCATTTTCTCAATCTAGATGGTCTTCATCAAGTTGGGGGCCAAGGAGGATCAAACAA GCACTGTTCAAGAAGGGAGTTAGTCGAGCTGATGCTGAAAAGGCACTTGAAGTGGTTTTTGAGGACAATGATTGTGCTGAAGATCATCAGTCAATTATTGGAATGTCAAAGCAGTCCATGGATCATCTTTATGCTCAGGCCTCAAAGCAGTGGCTCAGATGTCAGAATGTACCCAAGGAGACAAGAAAATCAAGGATTGTGAGGTGGCTTCAATACCGCGGATTTGACTGGAATGTCACTAGCTTCATCTTGAAGAAATTAGAGAGGCAGGAGCAGAATCCTCCATAG